The proteins below come from a single Malus domestica chromosome 03, GDT2T_hap1 genomic window:
- the LOC103430037 gene encoding double-strand break repair protein MRE11 isoform X1 — MGDLSGEDFNDTLRILVATDCHLGYMEKDEIRRHDSFQAFDEICSIAERKNVDFLLLGGDLFHENKPSRSTLVKVIEILRRHCLNDQPVQFQVVSDQTMNFPNTFGHVNYEDPHFNVGLPVFSIHGNHDDPAGVDNLSAVDILSACNLVNYFGKMGLGGSGVGQITVYPILMRKGATSVALYGLGNIRDERLNRMFQTPHAVQWMRPESQEGLEVSDWFNILVLHQNRVKTNPKNAINEHFLPRFLDFVVWGHEHECLVDPQEVPGMGFHITQPGSSVATSLIDGESKPKHVLLLEIKGNQYRPTKIPLTSVRPFEYTEIVLKDEPEIDPNDPNSILEHLDKVVNSLIEKSRKNVVSGSPIQLPLVRIKVDYSGFMTINPQRFGQKYVGKVANPQDILIFSKASTKGRSEAKIDDSERLRPEELNQQNIEALVAENNLKMEILPVNDLDVALHNFVSKDDKMAFYSCVKYNLEETQKKIAKDPDNVTFEEEDLIVKVGECLQERVKERPTQSKKNSPFSSTAPPWEDFRGTSAAGTASAVSFSDDEDAMQMTGSTSTARGRNGRMSTSEVGKGKTTRRGRGRGRGRGTSTLKQLTLDASLGFRHSQRSASVAATAAVQSIADDGDDVDSPNEGSGKLGIDEVDNSSENDEILPPSRGRKRAAPRGRGRGSTQPSKRGKKSDSSAVNRMFMNKDDDDDDDDDVTKRVNKPLPQVTRNYGSLRR; from the exons ATGGGTGACTTGTCAGG GGAGGATTTCAATGATACGCTTCGAATACTTGTTGCTACGGATTGCCATCTGGGTTATATGGAGAAGGATGAAATACGGCGGCATGATTCATTCCAGGCATTTGATGAGATATGCTCAATAGCGGAACGAAAAAAT GTGGATTTTTTGCTTCTTGGTGGTGATCTGTTCCATGAGAATAAGCCTTCAAGGTCAACACTAGTTAAGGTCATTGAGATTCTCCGTCGTCATTGCCTCAATGATCAGCCAGTGCAGTTCCAAGTTGTTAGTGACCAGACTATGAATTTTCCAAATAC ATTTGGTCATGTAAATTATGAAGATCCTCACTTCAATGTTGGATTGCCAGTATTTAGTATTCATGGAAATCATGACGACCCTGCTGGAGTG GATAATCTTTCTGCTGTCGATATTCTCTCAGCGTGCAACCTTGTAAACTATTTTGGGAAAATGGGTCTTGGGGGTTCTGGTGTTGGTCAGATCACTGTGTATCCTATTCTCATGAGGAAG GGTGCAACATCAGTGGCTCTCTATGGTCTCGGAAATATTAGAGATGAGCGGCTCAATAGAATGTTTCAG ACACCACATGCTGTACAATGGATGAGACCTGAATCTCAAGAAGGGTTGGAAGTATCAGACTGGTTCAACATTCTAGTGCTTCATCAGAACAg AGTGAAGACAAATCCAAAAAATGCCATAAATGAGCACTTTTTACCACGCTTCCTAGACTTCGTAGTGTGGGGGCATGAACATGAATGCCTTGTGGATCCTCAG GAAGTTCCAGGGATGGGATTTCACATTACACAACCTGGTTCTTCAGTTGCAACATCACTGATCGATGGAGAATCAAAGCCAAAGCATGTGCTCCTTTTAGAAATTAAG GGGAATCAATACCGTCCAACCAAGATTCCTTTGACGTCTGTGAGGCCGTTTGAGTACACAGAG ATTGTATTAAAAGATGAACCTGAAATTGATCCCAATGATCCAAACTCAATTCTTGAACACTTGGACAAAGTG GTCAACTCTCTGATAGAGAAATCTAGGAAAAATGTTGTTAGCGGATCACCGATCCAACTTCCATTGGTCCGAATAAAG GTGGACTATTCTGGATTTATGACAATAAATCCTCAAAGATTTGGGCAGAAGTATGTGGGGAAG GTTGCAAACCCACAAGACATTCTTATATTTTCCAAGGCTTCAACAAAGGGCCGGAGTGAAG CTAAAATTGATGATTCTGAACGGCTTCGCCCGGAAGAACTAAATCAGCAAAACATAGAGGCTTTGGTTGCTGAAAATAATCTG AAAATGGAGATCCTTCCTGTCAATGATTTGGACGTTGCATTACACAATTTTGTTAGTAAGGATGACAAAATGGCTTTTTATTCTTGCGTGAAATACAATCTTGAAGAAACTCAA AAGAAAATTGCTAAGGATCCAGATAATGTAACATTTGAAGAGGAAGATTTAATCGTTAAAGTCGGAGAGTGTTTGCAG GAACGTGTCAAGGAAAGGCCTACGCAGTCTAAGAAAAACTCTCCATTCTCCTCCACTGCCCCTCCTTGGGAG GATTTCAGAGGTACAAGTGCTGCTGGAACTGCAAGTGCAGTTTCCTTCAGTGACGATGAAGATGCAATGCAGATGACTGGCTCCACATCAACTGCCAGAGGCCGCAACGGCAGGATGTCTACCTCAGAAGTTGGTAAGGGTAAAActacaagaagaggaagaggaaggggCAGGGGCAGGGGCACCAGTACCTTGAAGCAGTTGACTCTCGATGCATCTCTTGGATTTCGGCATTCTCAGAG ATCTGCATCAGTTGCTGCAACTGCCGCTGTTCAAAGTATTGCGGATGATGGAGATGATGTGGATTCTCCAAATGAAGGGTCGGGGAAACTTGGAATTGATGAGGTTGACAACAGTTCG GAAAATGATGAAATTCTTCCACCAAGTAGAGGACGGAAAAGGGCTGCTCCAAGGGGGAGAGGTAGAGGCTCTACACAACCATCTAAACGTGGAAAGAAATCAGATAGCTCTGCAGTTAACCGAATGTTTATGAacaaagatgatgatgatgatgatgatgacgatgtgACAAAGAGAGTAAACAAGCCTCTGCCTCAG GTCACGAGAAATTATGGCTCTCTTAGAAGGTAA
- the LOC103430037 gene encoding double-strand break repair protein MRE11 isoform X3, giving the protein MGDLSGEDFNDTLRILVATDCHLGYMEKDEIRRHDSFQAFDEICSIAERKNVDFLLLGGDLFHENKPSRSTLVKVIEILRRHCLNDQPVQFQVVSDQTMNFPNTFGHVNYEDPHFNVGLPVFSIHGNHDDPAGVGATSVALYGLGNIRDERLNRMFQTPHAVQWMRPESQEGLEVSDWFNILVLHQNRVKTNPKNAINEHFLPRFLDFVVWGHEHECLVDPQEVPGMGFHITQPGSSVATSLIDGESKPKHVLLLEIKGNQYRPTKIPLTSVRPFEYTEIVLKDEPEIDPNDPNSILEHLDKVVNSLIEKSRKNVVSGSPIQLPLVRIKVDYSGFMTINPQRFGQKYVGKVANPQDILIFSKASTKGRSEAKIDDSERLRPEELNQQNIEALVAENNLKMEILPVNDLDVALHNFVSKDDKMAFYSCVKYNLEETQKKIAKDPDNVTFEEEDLIVKVGECLQERVKERPTQSKKNSPFSSTAPPWEDFRGTSAAGTASAVSFSDDEDAMQMTGSTSTARGRNGRMSTSEVGKGKTTRRGRGRGRGRGTSTLKQLTLDASLGFRHSQRSASVAATAAVQSIADDGDDVDSPNEGSGKLGIDEVDNSSENDEILPPSRGRKRAAPRGRGRGSTQPSKRGKKSDSSAVNRMFMNKDDDDDDDDDVTKRVNKPLPQVTRNYGSLRR; this is encoded by the exons ATGGGTGACTTGTCAGG GGAGGATTTCAATGATACGCTTCGAATACTTGTTGCTACGGATTGCCATCTGGGTTATATGGAGAAGGATGAAATACGGCGGCATGATTCATTCCAGGCATTTGATGAGATATGCTCAATAGCGGAACGAAAAAAT GTGGATTTTTTGCTTCTTGGTGGTGATCTGTTCCATGAGAATAAGCCTTCAAGGTCAACACTAGTTAAGGTCATTGAGATTCTCCGTCGTCATTGCCTCAATGATCAGCCAGTGCAGTTCCAAGTTGTTAGTGACCAGACTATGAATTTTCCAAATAC ATTTGGTCATGTAAATTATGAAGATCCTCACTTCAATGTTGGATTGCCAGTATTTAGTATTCATGGAAATCATGACGACCCTGCTGGAGTG GGTGCAACATCAGTGGCTCTCTATGGTCTCGGAAATATTAGAGATGAGCGGCTCAATAGAATGTTTCAG ACACCACATGCTGTACAATGGATGAGACCTGAATCTCAAGAAGGGTTGGAAGTATCAGACTGGTTCAACATTCTAGTGCTTCATCAGAACAg AGTGAAGACAAATCCAAAAAATGCCATAAATGAGCACTTTTTACCACGCTTCCTAGACTTCGTAGTGTGGGGGCATGAACATGAATGCCTTGTGGATCCTCAG GAAGTTCCAGGGATGGGATTTCACATTACACAACCTGGTTCTTCAGTTGCAACATCACTGATCGATGGAGAATCAAAGCCAAAGCATGTGCTCCTTTTAGAAATTAAG GGGAATCAATACCGTCCAACCAAGATTCCTTTGACGTCTGTGAGGCCGTTTGAGTACACAGAG ATTGTATTAAAAGATGAACCTGAAATTGATCCCAATGATCCAAACTCAATTCTTGAACACTTGGACAAAGTG GTCAACTCTCTGATAGAGAAATCTAGGAAAAATGTTGTTAGCGGATCACCGATCCAACTTCCATTGGTCCGAATAAAG GTGGACTATTCTGGATTTATGACAATAAATCCTCAAAGATTTGGGCAGAAGTATGTGGGGAAG GTTGCAAACCCACAAGACATTCTTATATTTTCCAAGGCTTCAACAAAGGGCCGGAGTGAAG CTAAAATTGATGATTCTGAACGGCTTCGCCCGGAAGAACTAAATCAGCAAAACATAGAGGCTTTGGTTGCTGAAAATAATCTG AAAATGGAGATCCTTCCTGTCAATGATTTGGACGTTGCATTACACAATTTTGTTAGTAAGGATGACAAAATGGCTTTTTATTCTTGCGTGAAATACAATCTTGAAGAAACTCAA AAGAAAATTGCTAAGGATCCAGATAATGTAACATTTGAAGAGGAAGATTTAATCGTTAAAGTCGGAGAGTGTTTGCAG GAACGTGTCAAGGAAAGGCCTACGCAGTCTAAGAAAAACTCTCCATTCTCCTCCACTGCCCCTCCTTGGGAG GATTTCAGAGGTACAAGTGCTGCTGGAACTGCAAGTGCAGTTTCCTTCAGTGACGATGAAGATGCAATGCAGATGACTGGCTCCACATCAACTGCCAGAGGCCGCAACGGCAGGATGTCTACCTCAGAAGTTGGTAAGGGTAAAActacaagaagaggaagaggaaggggCAGGGGCAGGGGCACCAGTACCTTGAAGCAGTTGACTCTCGATGCATCTCTTGGATTTCGGCATTCTCAGAG ATCTGCATCAGTTGCTGCAACTGCCGCTGTTCAAAGTATTGCGGATGATGGAGATGATGTGGATTCTCCAAATGAAGGGTCGGGGAAACTTGGAATTGATGAGGTTGACAACAGTTCG GAAAATGATGAAATTCTTCCACCAAGTAGAGGACGGAAAAGGGCTGCTCCAAGGGGGAGAGGTAGAGGCTCTACACAACCATCTAAACGTGGAAAGAAATCAGATAGCTCTGCAGTTAACCGAATGTTTATGAacaaagatgatgatgatgatgatgatgacgatgtgACAAAGAGAGTAAACAAGCCTCTGCCTCAG GTCACGAGAAATTATGGCTCTCTTAGAAGGTAA
- the LOC103430037 gene encoding double-strand break repair protein MRE11 isoform X2, with amino-acid sequence MEKDEIRRHDSFQAFDEICSIAERKNVDFLLLGGDLFHENKPSRSTLVKVIEILRRHCLNDQPVQFQVVSDQTMNFPNTFGHVNYEDPHFNVGLPVFSIHGNHDDPAGVDNLSAVDILSACNLVNYFGKMGLGGSGVGQITVYPILMRKGATSVALYGLGNIRDERLNRMFQTPHAVQWMRPESQEGLEVSDWFNILVLHQNRVKTNPKNAINEHFLPRFLDFVVWGHEHECLVDPQEVPGMGFHITQPGSSVATSLIDGESKPKHVLLLEIKGNQYRPTKIPLTSVRPFEYTEIVLKDEPEIDPNDPNSILEHLDKVVNSLIEKSRKNVVSGSPIQLPLVRIKVDYSGFMTINPQRFGQKYVGKVANPQDILIFSKASTKGRSEAKIDDSERLRPEELNQQNIEALVAENNLKMEILPVNDLDVALHNFVSKDDKMAFYSCVKYNLEETQKKIAKDPDNVTFEEEDLIVKVGECLQERVKERPTQSKKNSPFSSTAPPWEDFRGTSAAGTASAVSFSDDEDAMQMTGSTSTARGRNGRMSTSEVGKGKTTRRGRGRGRGRGTSTLKQLTLDASLGFRHSQRSASVAATAAVQSIADDGDDVDSPNEGSGKLGIDEVDNSSENDEILPPSRGRKRAAPRGRGRGSTQPSKRGKKSDSSAVNRMFMNKDDDDDDDDDVTKRVNKPLPQVTRNYGSLRR; translated from the exons ATGGAGAAGGATGAAATACGGCGGCATGATTCATTCCAGGCATTTGATGAGATATGCTCAATAGCGGAACGAAAAAAT GTGGATTTTTTGCTTCTTGGTGGTGATCTGTTCCATGAGAATAAGCCTTCAAGGTCAACACTAGTTAAGGTCATTGAGATTCTCCGTCGTCATTGCCTCAATGATCAGCCAGTGCAGTTCCAAGTTGTTAGTGACCAGACTATGAATTTTCCAAATAC ATTTGGTCATGTAAATTATGAAGATCCTCACTTCAATGTTGGATTGCCAGTATTTAGTATTCATGGAAATCATGACGACCCTGCTGGAGTG GATAATCTTTCTGCTGTCGATATTCTCTCAGCGTGCAACCTTGTAAACTATTTTGGGAAAATGGGTCTTGGGGGTTCTGGTGTTGGTCAGATCACTGTGTATCCTATTCTCATGAGGAAG GGTGCAACATCAGTGGCTCTCTATGGTCTCGGAAATATTAGAGATGAGCGGCTCAATAGAATGTTTCAG ACACCACATGCTGTACAATGGATGAGACCTGAATCTCAAGAAGGGTTGGAAGTATCAGACTGGTTCAACATTCTAGTGCTTCATCAGAACAg AGTGAAGACAAATCCAAAAAATGCCATAAATGAGCACTTTTTACCACGCTTCCTAGACTTCGTAGTGTGGGGGCATGAACATGAATGCCTTGTGGATCCTCAG GAAGTTCCAGGGATGGGATTTCACATTACACAACCTGGTTCTTCAGTTGCAACATCACTGATCGATGGAGAATCAAAGCCAAAGCATGTGCTCCTTTTAGAAATTAAG GGGAATCAATACCGTCCAACCAAGATTCCTTTGACGTCTGTGAGGCCGTTTGAGTACACAGAG ATTGTATTAAAAGATGAACCTGAAATTGATCCCAATGATCCAAACTCAATTCTTGAACACTTGGACAAAGTG GTCAACTCTCTGATAGAGAAATCTAGGAAAAATGTTGTTAGCGGATCACCGATCCAACTTCCATTGGTCCGAATAAAG GTGGACTATTCTGGATTTATGACAATAAATCCTCAAAGATTTGGGCAGAAGTATGTGGGGAAG GTTGCAAACCCACAAGACATTCTTATATTTTCCAAGGCTTCAACAAAGGGCCGGAGTGAAG CTAAAATTGATGATTCTGAACGGCTTCGCCCGGAAGAACTAAATCAGCAAAACATAGAGGCTTTGGTTGCTGAAAATAATCTG AAAATGGAGATCCTTCCTGTCAATGATTTGGACGTTGCATTACACAATTTTGTTAGTAAGGATGACAAAATGGCTTTTTATTCTTGCGTGAAATACAATCTTGAAGAAACTCAA AAGAAAATTGCTAAGGATCCAGATAATGTAACATTTGAAGAGGAAGATTTAATCGTTAAAGTCGGAGAGTGTTTGCAG GAACGTGTCAAGGAAAGGCCTACGCAGTCTAAGAAAAACTCTCCATTCTCCTCCACTGCCCCTCCTTGGGAG GATTTCAGAGGTACAAGTGCTGCTGGAACTGCAAGTGCAGTTTCCTTCAGTGACGATGAAGATGCAATGCAGATGACTGGCTCCACATCAACTGCCAGAGGCCGCAACGGCAGGATGTCTACCTCAGAAGTTGGTAAGGGTAAAActacaagaagaggaagaggaaggggCAGGGGCAGGGGCACCAGTACCTTGAAGCAGTTGACTCTCGATGCATCTCTTGGATTTCGGCATTCTCAGAG ATCTGCATCAGTTGCTGCAACTGCCGCTGTTCAAAGTATTGCGGATGATGGAGATGATGTGGATTCTCCAAATGAAGGGTCGGGGAAACTTGGAATTGATGAGGTTGACAACAGTTCG GAAAATGATGAAATTCTTCCACCAAGTAGAGGACGGAAAAGGGCTGCTCCAAGGGGGAGAGGTAGAGGCTCTACACAACCATCTAAACGTGGAAAGAAATCAGATAGCTCTGCAGTTAACCGAATGTTTATGAacaaagatgatgatgatgatgatgatgacgatgtgACAAAGAGAGTAAACAAGCCTCTGCCTCAG GTCACGAGAAATTATGGCTCTCTTAGAAGGTAA